The following proteins are co-located in the Mycobacteriales bacterium genome:
- a CDS encoding Rv2175c family DNA-binding protein, translating into MDDLVDGWLTLPDVAEQVGEPITRVRQWIRDGRLVALRCGDPAVLRVPASFIRDGTVLPALPGTLSLLRDCGYGAEEAVRWLFTVDPTLPGTPVEALAAGRRREVRRRAQALAF; encoded by the coding sequence GTGGACGATCTGGTCGACGGGTGGCTCACCCTGCCGGACGTCGCCGAACAGGTCGGCGAGCCGATCACTCGAGTGCGGCAGTGGATCCGGGACGGTCGCCTGGTCGCGCTCCGGTGCGGCGACCCGGCCGTGCTGCGCGTGCCGGCGTCGTTCATCCGGGACGGCACCGTGCTCCCCGCGCTGCCCGGCACGCTCAGCCTGCTGCGGGACTGCGGCTACGGAGCCGAGGAAGCGGTTCGCTGGTTGTTCACGGTCGATCCGACGCTGCCCGGAACCCCGGTCGAGGCGCTGGCCGCCGGGCGGCGGCGCGAGGTGCGCCGCCGGGCGCAGGCCCTGGCCTTTTGA
- a CDS encoding Gfo/Idh/MocA family oxidoreductase, with protein MSPPEPVRWGFLGAGWIAARALAGAVRAAGGAELFAVAARDESRARALRPRRVHRSYAELLAEPAVEAVYICLANDAHCPVTVAALEAGKHVLCEKPLGLTAAEVDRMSAASTAAGRLLVEASWYRWHPRIRLAQRLLADGVLGEVRRVSAGFGFAGVPDGNYRLDPARGGGALYDVGCYAVSAALWAFGWAPVRDVVARARFGPTGVDLATEAVLTFDAGVAEVRAGLDEAAGQWIRIEGDSGRIELRDAPFTSWRHDVTELSVSSEAGTERIGVPAVDAYRLMVEDVSAAIRGGPAPLVTLAESRAVAAVLDRCRESVTGGTRV; from the coding sequence GTGAGCCCCCCCGAACCGGTCCGCTGGGGGTTCCTGGGCGCCGGATGGATCGCGGCCCGGGCGCTGGCGGGCGCCGTGCGCGCGGCCGGTGGGGCGGAGCTGTTCGCCGTCGCCGCCCGGGACGAATCGCGGGCCCGAGCCCTGCGCCCGCGCCGGGTGCACCGCAGCTACGCCGAGCTGCTCGCCGAGCCCGCGGTCGAGGCCGTCTACATCTGCCTGGCCAACGACGCGCACTGCCCGGTGACGGTGGCGGCGTTGGAGGCCGGCAAGCACGTGCTGTGCGAGAAGCCGCTAGGCCTCACCGCCGCCGAAGTCGACCGGATGTCCGCCGCGTCGACCGCCGCGGGACGGCTGCTGGTCGAGGCCTCCTGGTACCGGTGGCACCCGCGGATCCGGCTGGCCCAGCGGCTGCTCGCCGACGGCGTCCTCGGCGAGGTGCGCCGGGTGAGCGCCGGCTTCGGCTTCGCCGGCGTTCCGGACGGCAACTACCGGCTGGACCCGGCCCGGGGTGGGGGGGCCCTGTACGACGTGGGTTGCTATGCGGTGTCCGCGGCGCTCTGGGCGTTCGGCTGGGCACCGGTACGCGACGTCGTCGCGCGCGCCCGGTTCGGCCCGACCGGGGTCGATCTCGCGACCGAGGCCGTGCTTACGTTCGACGCCGGGGTGGCCGAGGTCCGGGCCGGACTCGACGAGGCCGCCGGGCAGTGGATCCGCATCGAGGGCGACTCGGGTCGGATCGAACTGCGCGACGCGCCCTTCACGTCGTGGCGCCACGACGTCACCGAGCTTTCGGTGTCCAGCGAGGCCGGCACCGAGCGGATCGGCGTCCCGGCTGTCGACGCCTACCGCCTGATGGTCGAAGACGTGTCCGCCGCGATCCGCGGCGGTCCGGCCCCGCTGGTGACCCTCGCCGAGTCCCGGGCGGTGGCCGCGGTCCTCGACCGGTGCCGGGAGTCCGTGACGGGCGGAACCCGGGTCTGA
- a CDS encoding Gfo/Idh/MocA family oxidoreductase, with protein sequence MDRLALVADLADPQLRAAVEGLADRLRAAGHRVLAWPADAELTLVFCDRPLGASLEAALADRAASGHPVLLAGPTVDGLSDSSVLLERAGLHLGGRTPAHEVRVTPGPAGTELCRRLPGELLVTEGLLVVDKTLDDVDVLLAAHLGLHATPILTLRATVGVCSIGTVAATVADPGFQLLVHRWVRQALGRDERAPIRVGMLGFGAIAAEHVRALRTVAGLELSVICDSNPARLDAARGHAAVCGSADELLDRPDVDLVVVSTPPDSHADWAIRALESGRHVVVEKPFSISVADADAVICAAERAGRAVTVYQNRRWDRDYLALKRVLRSGRIGAVFHYESFVGGYGHPCNYWHSDARVSGGAIYDWGSHYLDWMLDLFPGPIDFVTATEHKRHWLDVTNADHSRVGVRFADGLDAEFVHSHLAAAVKPKWYVLGTGGAVVGSWRAERVLGRDALGNLDEDPLTLAESPADLAVHEPDGSRATVALPTVAPAPFHTELAEWLLTGWPMSVTAPGSRRGVAVMAAATASARAGGRPVTPVE encoded by the coding sequence ATGGATCGTCTCGCCCTGGTCGCCGACCTCGCCGACCCGCAGCTGCGCGCCGCCGTCGAGGGTCTCGCCGACCGGCTCCGGGCCGCCGGGCACCGCGTCCTGGCCTGGCCGGCCGATGCGGAGCTCACGCTGGTGTTCTGTGACCGCCCGCTCGGGGCCTCGCTCGAGGCGGCGCTCGCCGACCGGGCGGCCAGTGGGCATCCGGTGCTCCTCGCCGGTCCGACGGTGGACGGGCTGTCCGACTCCTCCGTGCTGCTCGAGCGGGCCGGGCTGCACCTCGGCGGCCGCACGCCGGCGCACGAGGTCCGGGTCACGCCGGGCCCGGCCGGGACCGAGCTGTGCCGGCGTCTCCCCGGCGAGCTGCTGGTGACCGAGGGCCTGCTCGTGGTGGACAAGACCCTCGACGACGTCGACGTGCTGCTCGCCGCGCACCTCGGGTTGCATGCGACGCCGATCCTGACCTTGCGCGCAACGGTCGGAGTCTGCTCGATCGGCACCGTCGCCGCGACCGTGGCCGATCCGGGCTTCCAGCTGCTGGTGCACCGCTGGGTGCGCCAAGCGCTCGGCCGCGACGAGCGGGCGCCGATCCGGGTCGGGATGCTCGGTTTCGGCGCGATCGCGGCGGAGCACGTTCGGGCCCTGCGGACCGTGGCCGGTCTCGAGCTCAGCGTGATCTGCGACAGCAACCCGGCGCGCCTCGACGCCGCCCGGGGGCACGCGGCGGTATGCGGGTCGGCGGACGAGCTGCTGGACCGGCCCGACGTCGACCTGGTAGTCGTCTCGACCCCCCCGGACAGCCACGCCGACTGGGCGATCCGGGCGCTCGAGTCCGGGCGGCACGTCGTCGTCGAGAAGCCGTTCTCGATCAGCGTCGCGGACGCCGACGCGGTGATCTGCGCCGCCGAACGCGCCGGCCGCGCCGTGACCGTGTACCAGAACCGCCGATGGGACCGGGACTACCTCGCGCTCAAGCGGGTGCTCCGTTCCGGGCGGATCGGGGCGGTGTTCCATTACGAGTCGTTCGTCGGCGGGTACGGCCACCCGTGCAACTACTGGCACTCCGACGCCCGGGTCAGCGGAGGCGCGATCTACGACTGGGGATCGCACTACCTCGACTGGATGCTCGACCTGTTTCCCGGCCCGATCGACTTCGTCACCGCCACCGAGCACAAGCGGCACTGGCTCGACGTCACGAACGCGGACCACTCCCGGGTCGGCGTCCGCTTCGCGGACGGGTTGGACGCGGAGTTCGTCCACTCCCACCTCGCCGCCGCGGTCAAGCCGAAGTGGTACGTGCTCGGCACCGGCGGCGCGGTCGTCGGCTCGTGGCGGGCCGAGCGGGTGCTCGGGCGGGACGCTCTCGGCAACCTCGACGAAGACCCGTTGACACTGGCCGAGAGCCCGGCCGACCTCGCGGTGCACGAGCCGGACGGTTCGCGGGCCACGGTCGCCCTGCCCACCGTGGCGCCGGCGCCGTTCCACACCGAGCTCGCCGAGTGGCTGCTCACCGGTTGGCCGATGTCGGTGACGGCGCCCGGGTCCCGGCGGGGCGTCGCGGTGATGGCGGCGGCGACCGCGTCGGCGCGGGCGGGTGGCCGGCCGGTGACTCCGGTCGAGTGA
- the thiO gene encoding glycine oxidase ThiO, with protein sequence MGRHADVVVIGGGLIGLACAWRLAGRGRAVVVVDPAPASGASRAAAGMLAPVTEVHYGEERLLRLTLAAAAGYPDFVAELEQDTGIDVGYRRCGTLSVGFDPGDRAVLTDLHAFQRRLGLDVELLSGREARSLEPTLAPGVRGALLARGDHQVDNRRLAAALTRALELAGVAIRREPARALSLAGDTVTGVDLADGHVAGGTVVLAAGPWSGQLGGLPPGCIPVRPVKGQILRLATPPGRPLLQRSVRGLVGGTSVYLVPRASGEIVVGATAEEMGFDTVVQAGAVHALLRDAIACVPGVAEAELVEASAGLRPGTPDNAPLIGPAGPAGLVVATGHYRNGVLLTPITADAVASYVVDGTLPNVVAAFDANRFSPAAVTG encoded by the coding sequence ATGGGCCGGCATGCCGACGTCGTCGTCATCGGCGGCGGACTGATCGGGCTGGCCTGCGCCTGGCGCCTGGCCGGACGGGGCCGCGCGGTGGTCGTCGTCGACCCGGCCCCGGCCAGCGGGGCGTCCCGGGCGGCGGCGGGGATGCTCGCCCCGGTCACCGAGGTCCACTACGGCGAAGAGCGACTGCTGCGGCTCACCCTGGCCGCAGCCGCGGGCTACCCGGATTTCGTCGCCGAACTCGAGCAGGACACCGGGATCGACGTCGGCTACCGCCGGTGCGGCACCCTGTCGGTCGGTTTCGATCCCGGTGACCGGGCGGTCCTCACCGACCTGCACGCGTTCCAGCGCCGGCTCGGGCTGGACGTCGAGCTGCTGTCCGGACGCGAGGCGCGCAGCCTCGAGCCGACGCTCGCCCCCGGCGTCCGGGGCGCGCTGCTGGCGCGCGGTGACCATCAGGTGGACAACCGCCGGCTGGCCGCCGCCCTGACCCGGGCGCTCGAGCTGGCCGGCGTGGCGATCCGCCGCGAACCCGCCCGGGCGCTGAGCCTGGCCGGCGACACGGTCACCGGGGTCGACCTGGCCGACGGCCATGTGGCGGGCGGCACCGTCGTGCTCGCGGCCGGGCCGTGGTCCGGCCAGCTGGGCGGCCTGCCGCCCGGGTGCATCCCGGTGCGCCCGGTGAAGGGCCAGATCCTCCGGCTCGCGACACCACCCGGGCGGCCGCTGCTGCAACGCAGCGTGCGGGGGCTGGTCGGCGGCACCTCGGTGTACCTCGTCCCGCGGGCGAGCGGGGAAATCGTGGTCGGCGCCACGGCGGAAGAGATGGGCTTCGACACCGTCGTGCAGGCCGGCGCCGTACACGCGCTGCTACGCGACGCGATCGCGTGCGTGCCGGGTGTCGCCGAGGCCGAGCTGGTCGAGGCCAGCGCCGGGTTGCGGCCGGGAACGCCGGACAACGCGCCCCTCATCGGGCCGGCCGGCCCGGCCGGCCTCGTCGTCGCGACCGGCCATTACCGCAACGGGGTGCTGCTGACCCCGATCACCGCGGACGCGGTGGCCTCCTACGTCGTGGACGGCACGCTGCCCAACGTCGTCGCCGCGTTCGACGCCAACCGCTTCAGCCCCGCCGCGGTGACCGGATGA
- the thiS gene encoding sulfur carrier protein ThiS, whose protein sequence is MTILLNGVEHRLAAGTPVAAVVAGLGAPAAGTAVALNGEVLPRAAWAATALAAGDRVEVLTAVQGG, encoded by the coding sequence ATGACGATCCTGCTCAACGGTGTGGAGCACCGGCTCGCCGCCGGCACCCCGGTGGCCGCGGTCGTCGCCGGCCTGGGAGCGCCGGCCGCGGGGACGGCGGTCGCGCTCAACGGGGAGGTGCTGCCCCGGGCCGCCTGGGCCGCGACCGCGCTGGCCGCGGGCGACCGGGTCGAAGTCCTCACCGCGGTCCAGGGGGGCTGA
- a CDS encoding thiazole synthase, with product MDDPLVIAGETITSRLILGTGGASSLEALDAALAASGTALTTVALRRVDPFARGSVLDVAAARGVRVLPNTAGCFTATEAIQTARLAREALGTDWVKLEVIADDRSLLPDPVELLEAAERLVDEGFVVLPYTNDDPVIAKRLEQIGCAAVMPLGSPIGSGLGIANPHNIAMIVAAAGVPVVLDAGIGTASDAALAMELGCDAVLVASAVTRAQDPGRMAEAMARAVEAGRLAFRAGRIPRRFHAEASSPTWGRADLRAD from the coding sequence ATGGACGATCCGCTCGTTATCGCCGGCGAGACGATCACCTCCCGGCTCATCCTCGGAACCGGCGGCGCTTCGAGCCTGGAGGCCCTCGACGCTGCGCTCGCCGCCTCCGGCACGGCGCTGACGACGGTCGCGCTGCGCCGGGTGGATCCGTTCGCCCGCGGTTCGGTACTCGACGTGGCCGCGGCCCGCGGGGTTCGGGTGCTGCCGAACACCGCTGGCTGTTTCACCGCTACGGAGGCGATACAGACCGCCCGGCTGGCGCGCGAAGCACTCGGCACCGACTGGGTGAAGCTCGAGGTCATCGCCGACGATCGAAGCCTGCTCCCCGATCCGGTCGAGTTGCTCGAAGCCGCCGAGCGTCTGGTCGACGAGGGTTTCGTCGTACTGCCGTACACGAACGACGACCCGGTCATCGCCAAGCGGCTCGAGCAGATCGGCTGCGCGGCGGTGATGCCGTTGGGCTCGCCGATCGGGAGCGGCCTCGGCATCGCCAACCCGCACAACATCGCGATGATCGTGGCGGCCGCCGGGGTGCCGGTGGTGCTGGACGCCGGAATCGGAACCGCATCGGACGCCGCCCTCGCCATGGAGCTCGGCTGCGACGCGGTCCTCGTCGCCTCCGCAGTCACGAGGGCGCAGGATCCGGGCCGGATGGCCGAGGCAATGGCCCGCGCGGTCGAGGCCGGCCGGTTGGCGTTCCGGGCCGGGCGGATCCCGCGCCGGTTCCACGCCGAGGCCTCGTCCCCGACGTGGGGACGAGCGGACCTGCGGGCCGACTAG
- a CDS encoding NAD(P)-dependent oxidoreductase yields MPGPEPADPSRWRLLALPPLPVEMLESLLADLPVAVSVPDTRDRGGLHAALPGAEIVVGDWTGTFRLADAEAEIAGQLAFVQQPSVGVETIDLAAFGRRGVPVSNVAGTNSIAVAEWCIAATLAVLRCLGWADSQVRAGSWPNLDVAGRGSMELAGRRVGILGFGPIGRACAERFAAFGCPVAYWSRSRRGPAESAGAVYLEFAELLATSDVLVVVVAFGPETAGVLDARRLALLPSGAILVNAARGGIVDEPALAAAVERGSLAGAAVDVYDTEPLPESSPLRGNERILLSPHAAGSTQQSLARIVSVLHDNIERAVLGEPVHFLCNDAAPLVRRRS; encoded by the coding sequence GTGCCAGGCCCCGAACCCGCCGACCCGTCGCGTTGGCGGCTGCTCGCCCTGCCCCCGCTCCCGGTCGAGATGCTCGAGTCGCTGCTCGCCGACTTGCCGGTCGCGGTATCGGTGCCGGATACCCGCGACCGCGGGGGTCTGCACGCGGCGCTCCCCGGTGCCGAGATCGTGGTCGGGGACTGGACCGGCACGTTCCGGTTGGCCGACGCCGAAGCCGAGATCGCCGGGCAGCTCGCTTTCGTGCAGCAGCCGAGCGTGGGCGTCGAGACGATCGACCTCGCCGCCTTCGGCCGGCGCGGGGTGCCGGTGTCGAACGTCGCCGGCACGAACTCCATCGCAGTGGCGGAGTGGTGCATCGCGGCGACGCTCGCCGTGCTGCGGTGCCTGGGTTGGGCCGATTCGCAGGTGCGGGCGGGATCCTGGCCAAACCTCGACGTCGCGGGTCGGGGAAGCATGGAACTGGCCGGCCGGCGGGTCGGCATCCTCGGCTTCGGACCGATCGGGCGGGCTTGCGCGGAGCGCTTCGCGGCCTTCGGCTGCCCGGTCGCGTACTGGTCGCGGAGCCGGCGGGGACCGGCGGAAAGTGCGGGGGCGGTCTACCTCGAGTTCGCGGAGCTACTCGCCACGTCGGACGTGCTGGTCGTGGTCGTCGCATTCGGGCCGGAAACCGCGGGGGTGCTCGACGCCCGCCGGCTGGCGCTGCTTCCCAGCGGTGCGATCCTCGTCAATGCGGCCCGCGGCGGCATCGTCGACGAGCCGGCCCTGGCGGCGGCGGTGGAGCGCGGATCGCTCGCTGGTGCGGCCGTCGACGTCTACGACACCGAGCCGTTGCCGGAATCCTCGCCGCTGCGCGGCAACGAACGGATCCTGCTCTCCCCGCACGCCGCCGGGTCCACGCAGCAGTCCCTGGCCCGCATCGTCTCGGTCCTGCACGACAACATCGAAAGGGCCGTACTCGGCGAGCCCGTCCACTTTCTCTGCAACGACGCCGCTCCCCTCGTCCGCCGCCGCTCCTAG
- a CDS encoding LysM peptidoglycan-binding domain-containing protein, protein MPLGRRPGRRIRTGIASVATPVLVAAVVMVSAPGWIPIRIHWGDTLSTLAARYHTTVAELIALNHLPGNGDLIYAGQQLLVPGGPAPHQGPHSVLRWVPYRVVEGDSLDAIAARFHADPRSIARHNHLPSSLIVQLGQTLYIPRIERVGGPPPRRRLVAPTGGLPRGAVRALIIRTARHYGVDPALALAISWQESGFNQDVVSSADAVGAMQVLPSTAAFVSAYLVHRRLDIYNTADNIVAGVALLGLLTRDARLPEAVAGYYQGLGSVRTHGAYPDTRRYVADVLALRHRFAAQL, encoded by the coding sequence ATGCCGCTGGGGCGCCGACCCGGCCGCCGAATCCGAACCGGCATCGCCTCGGTGGCGACGCCGGTCCTCGTGGCGGCGGTGGTCATGGTCAGCGCGCCCGGGTGGATCCCGATCCGGATCCACTGGGGCGACACACTGAGCACCCTCGCCGCCCGCTACCACACCACCGTGGCGGAGCTCATCGCGCTCAACCACCTGCCGGGCAACGGTGACCTCATCTACGCCGGCCAGCAGTTGCTCGTCCCGGGCGGACCGGCGCCACACCAAGGGCCGCACTCGGTGCTGCGTTGGGTGCCGTACCGGGTCGTCGAAGGGGACAGCCTCGACGCCATCGCCGCGCGATTCCACGCCGACCCGCGGTCGATCGCGCGGCACAACCACCTGCCGTCCTCACTCATCGTGCAACTCGGCCAGACGCTCTACATCCCGCGGATCGAACGCGTCGGCGGGCCGCCGCCGCGGCGCCGCCTCGTCGCCCCCACCGGGGGCCTGCCGCGCGGGGCGGTCCGGGCCCTGATCATCCGGACCGCCCGGCACTACGGCGTCGACCCCGCGCTGGCGCTGGCCATCTCCTGGCAGGAGTCCGGCTTCAACCAGGACGTCGTCTCCAGCGCGGACGCGGTCGGCGCGATGCAGGTCCTCCCGTCGACCGCGGCATTCGTCTCGGCCTACCTCGTGCACCGTCGGCTCGACATCTACAACACTGCGGACAACATCGTGGCCGGGGTGGCGCTGCTGGGCCTGCTGACCCGCGACGCGCGCCTGCCGGAGGCCGTGGCCGGCTACTACCAGGGCCTCGGTTCGGTGCGGACACACGGGGCGTACCCGGATACCCGTCGCTACGTCGCGGACGTGCTCGCGCTCCGCCATCGGTTCGCCGCGCAGCTGTGA
- the pknB gene encoding Stk1 family PASTA domain-containing Ser/Thr kinase codes for MDTTLTDRLVGRVLDGRYRIETRIARGGMASVYAATDTRLERTVAVKVMHAALADDREFVARFIREAHAAARLSHPNVVAVYDQGADGDCVFLVMEYVAGHTLRDLLREQGRLRHGAALAVAEPVLAALAAAHDAGLVHRDVKPENVLIAPDGRVKVADFGLARAVAEATLTGTAGVLIGTVAYLAPEQVEHGTADARSDVYAAGVMLFEMLTGRAAFEGETPLAVAYRHVHEDVPAPSTIEPTVPQAVDELVLRATARDPFRRPVDAGALLVAVASVRDELGCTDRVPLPSAAPTTDYANPTTGLGATTAVVPDGATRVLGPAPAAPVPARRRRWPFVVIPLAIAAVLAGALGWWFGAGRYVNTPGLLDDTWAQASAVASHEGLHLRQGPAVYSDAVRRGAVATQSPLPNRSVRRGGLVTVDLSLGVEAHPVPTVTNETPAQAAIALAAVKLVVGQTSAVYDPAIRAGRVIGTRPAAGTVLRHGSAVTLLVSKGPQPVAVPNVRGEPLEQATQVLTQAGFVFTTPNSAYSDTVPKGAVMAESPAAGTLVPPGSTIALTISRGAQTFPVPNVVGMPVDAAVALLERDGFVASVSEFPGGPGDVLSQNPSGGTPARHGATVLLYAF; via the coding sequence ATGGACACCACCCTGACCGACCGCCTCGTCGGGCGGGTCCTCGACGGTCGCTACCGGATCGAGACACGGATCGCCCGCGGCGGGATGGCTAGCGTCTACGCGGCCACGGACACCCGCCTCGAGCGAACGGTCGCCGTGAAGGTCATGCACGCCGCCCTCGCCGACGACCGGGAGTTCGTCGCCCGATTCATCCGCGAGGCGCATGCCGCCGCCCGCCTGTCGCACCCGAACGTCGTCGCGGTCTACGACCAGGGCGCCGACGGCGACTGCGTGTTCCTGGTCATGGAATACGTCGCCGGGCACACCCTGCGCGACCTGCTGCGCGAGCAGGGCCGGCTCCGCCACGGCGCGGCCCTGGCGGTCGCCGAGCCCGTGCTCGCCGCACTCGCGGCGGCGCACGACGCCGGGCTCGTTCACCGCGACGTCAAGCCGGAGAACGTCCTGATCGCGCCGGACGGTCGGGTGAAGGTGGCCGACTTCGGGCTGGCCCGGGCGGTCGCCGAAGCAACCCTCACCGGAACCGCCGGGGTGCTGATCGGAACCGTCGCCTACCTGGCGCCCGAACAGGTTGAGCACGGAACCGCGGACGCCCGCTCCGACGTCTACGCAGCCGGCGTCATGCTGTTCGAGATGCTGACCGGGAGGGCGGCGTTCGAGGGGGAAACCCCACTGGCCGTCGCCTACCGCCACGTTCACGAGGACGTGCCGGCGCCGTCCACCATCGAACCCACGGTCCCCCAAGCGGTCGACGAACTCGTGCTGCGGGCAACCGCACGTGACCCGTTCCGTCGCCCGGTCGACGCCGGTGCGCTGCTCGTCGCCGTGGCCTCCGTGCGCGACGAGCTGGGGTGCACGGATCGGGTGCCGCTTCCCAGTGCCGCCCCCACGACCGATTACGCCAACCCGACGACCGGCCTCGGGGCGACGACCGCCGTGGTGCCGGATGGCGCCACCCGGGTCCTCGGGCCGGCCCCGGCCGCACCGGTGCCGGCGCGGCGGCGCCGGTGGCCGTTCGTCGTCATCCCGCTCGCTATCGCGGCCGTGCTTGCCGGGGCGCTGGGCTGGTGGTTCGGTGCCGGTCGCTACGTCAACACGCCCGGCCTGCTCGACGACACCTGGGCGCAGGCCAGCGCGGTGGCCTCCCACGAGGGCCTGCACCTGCGGCAGGGACCGGCCGTGTACAGCGACGCCGTCCGGCGCGGAGCGGTCGCCACCCAGTCCCCGCTGCCAAACCGCAGCGTGCGGCGCGGCGGGCTCGTCACGGTCGACCTCTCGCTCGGCGTCGAGGCGCACCCCGTCCCGACCGTGACCAACGAGACGCCCGCCCAGGCCGCCATCGCCCTCGCCGCGGTCAAGCTCGTGGTGGGCCAGACCAGCGCGGTCTACGACCCCGCGATCCGGGCCGGGCGCGTCATCGGCACCCGACCGGCCGCGGGCACCGTCCTTCGGCACGGCAGCGCGGTGACGCTGCTGGTCAGCAAGGGACCGCAGCCGGTGGCCGTACCGAACGTCCGGGGAGAGCCGCTCGAGCAAGCCACCCAGGTTCTCACCCAGGCCGGCTTCGTCTTCACGACGCCGAACTCGGCATACAGCGACACCGTCCCGAAGGGCGCGGTCATGGCGGAAAGTCCGGCGGCTGGCACGCTCGTGCCCCCCGGCTCGACCATCGCGCTCACGATCTCCCGCGGTGCGCAGACCTTCCCGGTTCCCAACGTGGTCGGCATGCCGGTGGACGCCGCGGTCGCGTTGCTCGAGCGGGACGGATTCGTCGCGAGCGTCAGCGAGTTCCCCGGCGGACCGGGCGACGTGTTGTCGCAGAACCCGTCCGGTGGCACGCCGGCCCGCCACGGGGCTACGGTCCTGCTCTACGCGTTCTAG
- a CDS encoding deoxyribonuclease IV — protein sequence MPPRKPSPVGAHVPGGLGLGYAREVGAEAVQVFVSNPRGWALSAGEPDRDEAFRAACTDARIPVFVHAPYLVNLASPSEATRERSSITLRHSLDRGRRLGARGVVVHAGSAVDTDSRQIGLERLRAGLLPVLDGVGEGPMVLIEPTAGSGQSVASTVAELGPVFAALEDHPRLGVCLDTCHAFAAGHDLATPGGVRQLLNALVKTIGRGRLQLVHANDSRDPLGSRRDRHANIGAGTIGAEPFAELFRHPATSGVPVVVETPGSGAGQSQDIALLKLLRDR from the coding sequence ATGCCGCCCCGCAAGCCCTCACCGGTCGGCGCCCACGTGCCCGGTGGGCTCGGACTCGGTTACGCCCGTGAGGTCGGGGCCGAGGCCGTCCAGGTCTTCGTGTCGAACCCTCGCGGCTGGGCCCTGTCGGCCGGCGAGCCAGATCGTGACGAGGCGTTCCGTGCCGCCTGCACCGACGCCCGGATCCCGGTGTTCGTCCACGCCCCGTACCTGGTCAACCTGGCTTCCCCGAGCGAGGCCACCCGGGAACGTTCGAGCATCACGCTGCGGCACTCGCTCGACCGCGGGCGGCGACTCGGGGCCCGGGGCGTGGTCGTGCACGCCGGATCCGCGGTGGATACCGACAGCCGGCAGATCGGGCTCGAGCGGCTGCGCGCCGGCCTGCTCCCGGTGCTCGACGGCGTCGGCGAGGGCCCGATGGTGCTAATCGAGCCGACCGCCGGTAGCGGTCAGTCGGTCGCGTCCACGGTGGCGGAACTCGGGCCCGTCTTCGCGGCACTCGAAGACCACCCCCGGCTCGGCGTGTGCCTCGACACGTGCCACGCGTTCGCCGCCGGCCATGACCTGGCCACCCCCGGCGGGGTTCGACAGCTGCTCAACGCCCTGGTGAAGACGATCGGGCGGGGGCGGCTTCAGCTGGTGCACGCCAACGACTCGCGAGACCCGCTGGGCTCGCGTCGGGACCGGCACGCGAACATCGGCGCGGGGACGATCGGGGCCGAGCCGTTCGCGGAACTGTTCCGTCACCCGGCCACCTCCGGGGTGCCGGTCGTCGTCGAAACGCCCGGCAGCGGTGCCGGCCAGAGTCAAGACATAGCCCTGCTCAAGCTGCTCCGCGACCGCTGA